Proteins encoded together in one Mannheimia haemolytica window:
- the glgX gene encoding Glycogen debranching enzyme, with protein sequence MHYFRGKPFPLGSKLDRQAGEFGTNFAIFSQNATAIELCLFDENHHETSIPMFSSGDTWHIFVAGVQAGTKYGYRVKGIQDEQAGLLFNPQKLLTDPYAKAIEGKPDLSSAEAAAWYKWNDERDNASLAPKSIVIDEHFDWENDSQLFTPWAETIIYEMQVKGFSQRNLQIPSDIRGTFAGLAHPVSIEYLKTLGITAVELLPITYHIDETHLQKQGLVNYWGYNVLGNFAVEPNLAADKQNPLKEFKQLVKTLHQAHIEVILDIVFNHTAESDKSGPMLSFRGIDNTAYWLDKKGEYENWTGCGNTLNLSNPYILRWAIDCLTYWVEECHIDGFRFDLASILGRTPSFSEKADFFTALKSHSKLTHIKLIAEPWDIGAEGYQLGQFPEPFYQWNDRYRDDIRRFWLQNQGDWGLFARRLAGSDDVFAKYSVSKSINFITAHDGFTLQDLTSYQQKHNWANGEQNRDGHNSNYSNNHGVEGQTADELVKKQREITACSLLSTLFLSAGVPMLLAGDEIGHSQLGNNNSYCQDNEITWLDWENINHTRLDYVRSLIRLRKKIALLSQQNSWWHEDSVQWLNPTAQPMNIDDWHNQHNGLAVLLQQEWLLLFNANRQPQSFLLPQGNWKVVLEQAQGTLMTDTQAVTLNNMGVCVLQKSDVMFANKLETQYA encoded by the coding sequence ATGCACTATTTTAGAGGTAAGCCTTTTCCTTTAGGCAGTAAACTTGATAGACAAGCGGGCGAATTTGGTACAAATTTTGCAATTTTTTCGCAAAATGCAACCGCTATTGAGTTATGTCTTTTTGATGAAAATCACCACGAAACCAGTATTCCGATGTTTTCTTCCGGAGATACTTGGCACATTTTTGTAGCAGGTGTACAGGCTGGTACAAAATATGGCTACAGGGTGAAAGGCATACAAGATGAACAAGCCGGTTTGTTATTTAATCCGCAAAAATTATTGACTGATCCTTACGCTAAAGCGATTGAAGGGAAGCCGGATTTAAGTAGTGCAGAGGCAGCCGCTTGGTATAAATGGAACGATGAGCGGGATAATGCCTCTCTTGCACCTAAGTCTATCGTGATTGATGAGCATTTTGATTGGGAAAATGATAGCCAGTTATTCACTCCTTGGGCAGAGACTATTATTTATGAAATGCAGGTGAAAGGTTTTAGTCAGCGGAACTTGCAGATTCCAAGCGACATTCGAGGCACTTTTGCCGGTTTGGCTCACCCTGTTTCGATAGAATATTTAAAAACCTTAGGAATAACCGCAGTAGAACTTCTACCTATCACTTACCATATTGATGAAACCCATTTGCAGAAACAGGGGCTTGTGAATTATTGGGGCTATAATGTATTAGGCAATTTTGCCGTTGAACCGAACTTAGCCGCAGATAAGCAAAATCCGCTCAAAGAGTTTAAACAGCTCGTAAAAACCTTACATCAAGCTCATATTGAAGTGATTCTGGATATTGTGTTTAACCACACGGCTGAAAGTGATAAAAGTGGGCCGATGCTGAGCTTTAGAGGCATTGACAATACAGCTTATTGGCTAGATAAAAAGGGCGAATACGAAAATTGGACAGGCTGTGGCAATACTTTAAATTTGAGCAATCCTTATATACTTCGATGGGCAATCGATTGCTTAACCTATTGGGTGGAGGAGTGCCATATTGATGGATTCCGCTTTGATCTTGCCTCAATTCTAGGTAGAACACCTAGTTTTTCTGAAAAAGCAGATTTTTTCACAGCGCTTAAAAGCCATTCTAAATTAACACATATTAAGTTGATTGCTGAGCCTTGGGATATTGGTGCAGAAGGTTATCAATTAGGGCAATTCCCTGAGCCTTTTTATCAGTGGAACGATCGTTATCGTGATGATATACGCCGTTTTTGGCTACAAAACCAAGGTGATTGGGGGCTTTTTGCACGGCGATTGGCCGGAAGTGATGATGTGTTTGCTAAATATTCTGTTTCAAAAAGTATCAATTTCATTACGGCACACGATGGGTTTACGTTACAAGATCTCACCAGCTATCAGCAAAAACATAATTGGGCAAATGGTGAACAAAACCGAGACGGGCATAACAGCAACTATAGCAATAACCACGGTGTTGAAGGGCAAACAGCTGATGAATTGGTAAAAAAACAGCGAGAAATCACCGCTTGTAGTTTGCTCTCTACTCTCTTTTTATCTGCAGGTGTGCCGATGCTTTTAGCCGGTGATGAAATCGGGCATAGCCAGCTGGGTAACAATAATAGTTACTGCCAAGATAATGAGATCACTTGGCTAGATTGGGAAAATATAAACCACACACGACTGGATTATGTTCGTAGTTTAATTCGGTTACGTAAAAAAATTGCTTTGCTTTCCCAGCAAAATAGTTGGTGGCACGAGGATTCAGTACAATGGCTGAATCCTACTGCTCAACCAATGAATATTGATGATTGGCATAATCAACATAATGGGCTTGCCGTTTTATTACAGCAAGAATGGCTGCTTTTATTCAATGCTAATCGACAACCTCAATCGTTTTTACTGCCACAAGGCAACTGGAAAGTTGTGTTGGAGCAGGCTCAAGGTACTTTGATGACAGACACGCAAGCGGTTACGCTCAATAATATGGGTGTATGCGTACTTCAAAAAAGTGATGTAATGTTCGCTAATAAATTGGAGACACAATATGCTTAA
- the glgB gene encoding 1,4-alpha-glucan branching enzyme GlgB: MQDYTYSEKDASFVERLSSGSCNDPFSYLGIHPSNNGVIIRVFLPSAIACQVIDLNGKPVSSMLKIDDRGFFIAELIGKKTDFSYRLLVEYPDSTVDIEDPYRFKTHIQELDNWLFAEGKQLRPYEKLGAHLVTQNEVGGVHFSVWAPNAQRVSVVGDFNHWNGLVHSMRFHPDSGIWDIFLPNVKKGVCYKFEVLDRNGVLRLKSDPYAFASQFRPETASIVSGLPSIVPAEKTCRNANAPDKPISIYEVHLGSWRRNIENNYWLSYEELADELIPYVKDMGFTHIELLPISEFPFDGSWGYQTTGIYSPTSRFGTPEGLSYFIQKAHDKGIGVILDWVVGHFPVDEHGLVYFDGTHLYEHSDPKEGYHKDWNTLIFNYGRNEVNNYLSGNALYWIERFGIDALRVDAVASMIYRDYSRSDGEWIPNKYGGRENLEAIDFLRHTNNILRDESQGGASIAEESTSFAGVSHPTEQDGLGFNYKWNMGWMNDTLRYMQKDPIYRRYHHNLMTFGMTYQYSEQFVLPLSHDEVVHGKGSLLNKMPGDCWQKFANLRAYYGYMWGYPGKKLLFMGNEFAQGKEWNFAESLDWYLLGEEGGEWHKGVLGWVKALNHLYTQTPALFEQDYNPEGFEWLVVDDHDNSVFAFERKAKNGDSVIVVSNFTPIVRENYRFGVNELSEYQEILNSDLACYCGSNISNANRFASELVASHGKAYSLSITLPPLSTIFLKRAADKKTKQNIT, encoded by the coding sequence ATGCAAGACTATACTTATTCTGAAAAAGATGCTTCTTTTGTTGAGCGACTTTCTTCGGGTTCTTGTAATGATCCTTTCTCCTACCTAGGTATTCACCCTAGCAATAACGGCGTTATTATTAGGGTATTTCTTCCTTCTGCCATAGCTTGCCAAGTGATCGATTTAAACGGAAAGCCTGTGTCATCAATGCTAAAAATTGATGATAGAGGCTTTTTTATTGCAGAACTGATTGGTAAAAAAACAGATTTTTCTTACCGCTTGTTGGTGGAATACCCTGATTCAACGGTGGATATTGAAGACCCTTACCGTTTTAAAACCCACATTCAAGAGCTGGATAACTGGCTGTTTGCTGAGGGAAAACAACTTCGCCCGTACGAAAAATTAGGCGCACATTTAGTCACACAAAATGAAGTTGGGGGCGTGCATTTTAGCGTCTGGGCGCCGAACGCTCAGCGGGTTTCCGTGGTTGGGGATTTCAACCACTGGAACGGCTTGGTGCATTCAATGCGATTCCACCCCGATTCCGGCATTTGGGATATTTTCCTGCCGAATGTGAAAAAAGGGGTTTGCTATAAATTTGAAGTGTTGGATCGAAACGGCGTGCTACGGTTGAAATCCGACCCTTACGCCTTCGCCTCCCAATTCCGCCCAGAAACAGCCTCTATTGTTTCCGGCTTGCCAAGCATTGTGCCAGCCGAGAAAACCTGCCGTAATGCGAATGCTCCCGATAAACCGATTTCCATTTATGAAGTGCATTTAGGCTCTTGGCGACGCAATATTGAAAATAATTATTGGCTTAGCTATGAAGAGCTTGCCGATGAACTCATTCCTTATGTGAAAGATATGGGCTTTACCCATATTGAATTGCTGCCTATTTCCGAATTTCCGTTTGATGGCTCTTGGGGTTATCAAACCACCGGTATTTATTCGCCAACCAGCCGTTTTGGTACGCCTGAGGGCTTGAGCTACTTTATCCAAAAAGCTCACGATAAAGGCATTGGTGTGATTCTTGACTGGGTAGTGGGGCATTTTCCGGTAGATGAACACGGCTTGGTTTATTTTGACGGCACCCATCTCTACGAACATTCCGATCCGAAAGAGGGCTACCACAAAGATTGGAACACCTTAATTTTTAACTACGGCAGAAATGAGGTGAACAATTATTTGTCTGGTAATGCACTTTATTGGATCGAACGTTTTGGTATTGATGCGTTGCGGGTGGATGCGGTGGCATCAATGATTTATCGAGACTATTCACGTTCAGACGGTGAGTGGATTCCAAATAAATATGGCGGACGTGAGAACTTAGAGGCAATCGACTTCTTACGTCATACCAATAATATTTTGAGAGATGAAAGCCAAGGTGGTGCGAGCATTGCAGAGGAGTCTACCTCTTTTGCCGGCGTGTCGCACCCGACCGAACAAGACGGTTTAGGTTTTAATTACAAGTGGAACATGGGCTGGATGAACGACACTTTACGCTATATGCAGAAAGATCCGATTTACCGCCGCTATCACCACAATTTAATGACCTTTGGTATGACCTACCAATACAGCGAACAGTTTGTTCTACCGCTTTCACACGATGAAGTCGTTCACGGCAAAGGTTCATTACTGAATAAAATGCCGGGGGATTGCTGGCAAAAATTTGCGAACTTGCGAGCCTATTATGGCTATATGTGGGGCTATCCGGGCAAAAAATTACTCTTTATGGGCAATGAATTTGCACAAGGTAAAGAGTGGAATTTTGCCGAGAGCTTAGATTGGTATTTACTCGGGGAAGAAGGGGGCGAATGGCATAAAGGCGTGTTGGGTTGGGTAAAAGCCCTTAACCATTTATACACCCAAACCCCTGCACTGTTTGAGCAAGATTACAATCCTGAAGGTTTTGAGTGGTTAGTGGTGGACGATCACGATAATTCGGTGTTTGCTTTTGAGCGTAAAGCCAAAAATGGCGATTCGGTGATTGTGGTGAGTAATTTCACCCCGATTGTGCGTGAAAATTACCGTTTTGGAGTGAATGAATTATCGGAATATCAAGAAATTCTTAATTCTGATTTAGCTTGCTATTGCGGTAGTAATATCAGCAATGCAAACCGATTTGCCAGTGAGTTGGTCGCATCGCACGGTAAAGCCTACTCCTTGAGCATTACTTTGCCACCACTATCGACTATCTTCCTCAAAAGAGCCGCAGACAAAAAAACAAAACAAAACATAACTTAA
- the fruB gene encoding Pseudo-HPr, producing MLNLSAKNIRLNGSASNKEEVIRFVAAELVAKGNVAAGYEVGMLNRETQTSTFLGNGIAIPHGTLDTRDLVKETGVQIIQLPQGVEWGEGNTAYVVIGIAAKSDEHLTLLRQLTTVLSDEDAAATLAKTQNLDEFIAVLSGKKNLPTLSPELISLNVESSSLITLSAINAAKLQEQGYVSQAFISDVVANKALHLGNNLFVVDSAKGNQANGVAIARNTQGQTLLTVAETDNALQPLLAQLLKSEVRSQFAHFSAEQMLGLLKGESVTSTPVTNAEASGNQVIGTFTIRNDNGLHARPAAVLVQTVKPFSSKISVENLDRNTAPASAKSAMKVVALGASQGHRLRFVAEGEDAQQAIEALQQAIINGLGESVSFVPAVEDTIESIAISAIPAEETATATDANTKEATFVIKNEHGLHARPSAVLVNEVKKFNAKIEVQNVDKNSPLVSAKSLMKIVALGVTKGTTLRFVATGDDVEVALAAIGAAIEAGLGE from the coding sequence ATGCTTAATTTATCGGCAAAAAACATCCGTTTAAATGGTTCAGCAAGCAACAAAGAAGAAGTTATCCGTTTTGTTGCCGCCGAATTAGTCGCCAAGGGCAATGTAGCAGCCGGCTATGAAGTCGGTATGCTTAATCGTGAAACCCAAACCTCTACTTTTTTAGGTAACGGAATTGCTATTCCCCACGGCACGCTTGATACCCGTGATTTAGTCAAAGAAACCGGCGTGCAAATTATCCAACTTCCGCAAGGCGTGGAATGGGGCGAAGGCAACACTGCTTATGTAGTTATCGGGATTGCGGCTAAATCGGACGAACACTTAACCTTACTCCGTCAACTCACCACTGTATTAAGTGATGAAGATGCCGCAGCTACATTAGCGAAAACGCAAAATTTAGATGAATTTATTGCCGTATTAAGCGGTAAGAAAAACCTTCCTACCTTATCTCCAGAGCTGATTTCTTTGAATGTAGAGTCTTCAAGCCTTATCACTTTATCAGCCATTAACGCAGCCAAACTACAAGAGCAAGGCTATGTTTCCCAAGCATTCATCAGCGATGTGGTTGCCAACAAAGCATTACATTTAGGCAATAATCTATTTGTGGTGGATTCCGCCAAAGGTAACCAAGCTAACGGGGTCGCTATTGCCCGTAATACGCAAGGTCAAACTCTATTAACGGTGGCAGAAACCGACAATGCTCTGCAACCATTATTAGCTCAATTATTGAAATCAGAGGTGAGAAGCCAGTTTGCTCATTTCTCTGCGGAACAAATGCTTGGTTTATTAAAAGGCGAAAGCGTAACTTCAACCCCTGTAACCAATGCCGAAGCGAGTGGCAACCAAGTGATTGGTACATTCACTATTCGTAACGACAACGGCTTACACGCTCGCCCTGCTGCGGTGTTAGTACAAACCGTAAAACCTTTCTCCTCGAAAATCAGCGTAGAAAATTTAGACCGCAACACCGCACCGGCAAGTGCGAAAAGTGCAATGAAAGTGGTAGCGTTAGGGGCGAGCCAAGGGCATCGTTTACGCTTTGTAGCAGAGGGCGAAGACGCTCAACAAGCGATTGAGGCATTACAACAAGCAATTATTAACGGCTTAGGCGAAAGTGTTTCATTTGTCCCGGCTGTGGAGGATACGATTGAAAGCATTGCTATTTCAGCAATTCCTGCGGAAGAAACTGCGACTGCTACCGATGCCAATACGAAAGAAGCCACCTTTGTAATCAAAAACGAACATGGTTTACACGCTCGACCAAGTGCTGTGTTGGTGAATGAAGTAAAAAAATTCAACGCCAAAATTGAAGTGCAAAATGTTGATAAAAATTCACCGCTTGTAAGTGCCAAAAGCCTAATGAAAATTGTTGCCCTTGGCGTAACCAAAGGCACGACGCTACGCTTTGTCGCAACCGGTGATGATGTCGAAGTAGCACTAGCGGCTATCGGAGCTGCCATTGAAGCCGGTTTAGGCGAATAA
- the lacC gene encoding Tagatose-6-phosphate kinase, protein MRIATVTLNPAFDLVGKLQRIEIGEVNTVETLGLYPAGKGINVAKVLADLGTKLSVTGFLGEENQGDFVTAFKQNDLTDEFYRIQGKTRINVKITETEADVTDLNFLGFEISENDWDNFVIQSSQWQSKFDLVAVCGSLPRGVTPEKFASWLESLHRQGLKVVLDTSNAALTAGLTAHPWLVKPNRRELEVLVGHSLNSIEEIISAAEQLRSRGIENVIISMGEKGSLWLNQEGVLQARPPRCENVVSTVGAGDSMVAGLIYGLSQGWSKEQTLRFASATSALAVAQSNVGIADRAALDDIIKQTDITVISENH, encoded by the coding sequence ATGCGTATTGCAACCGTTACCCTCAACCCCGCCTTTGATTTAGTCGGCAAACTTCAACGTATTGAAATCGGCGAAGTGAACACCGTAGAAACTCTTGGTTTATACCCTGCCGGCAAAGGTATTAACGTTGCTAAAGTTTTAGCTGACTTAGGCACAAAACTTTCTGTAACTGGTTTTTTAGGCGAGGAGAATCAAGGCGACTTCGTTACTGCTTTCAAACAAAACGATCTCACTGATGAGTTTTACCGTATTCAAGGCAAAACTCGCATTAACGTTAAAATTACCGAAACCGAAGCCGATGTGACCGATCTGAACTTCCTCGGCTTTGAAATTTCGGAAAACGATTGGGATAATTTTGTGATTCAATCCAGCCAATGGCAAAGCAAATTTGATTTAGTTGCAGTGTGTGGCTCGCTTCCTCGTGGTGTAACGCCGGAAAAATTTGCTTCTTGGTTGGAATCTTTACACCGCCAAGGCTTAAAAGTGGTGTTAGATACCAGCAATGCGGCACTCACCGCTGGCTTAACCGCTCACCCTTGGTTAGTGAAACCAAACCGCCGAGAGCTGGAAGTGCTGGTCGGGCATTCACTCAACTCAATCGAAGAGATTATTAGTGCAGCTGAACAATTACGTTCCCGTGGTATTGAAAATGTAATTATATCAATGGGCGAAAAAGGCTCTCTTTGGCTCAATCAAGAAGGCGTATTACAAGCTCGTCCGCCACGTTGTGAAAACGTAGTTAGCACGGTAGGTGCAGGTGATTCAATGGTTGCCGGCTTGATTTACGGCTTATCTCAAGGTTGGAGCAAAGAGCAAACCTTGCGTTTTGCCTCCGCCACATCTGCCCTAGCCGTTGCTCAAAGTAACGTTGGGATCGCAGACCGTGCGGCGTTAGACGATATTATTAAACAAACCGATATTACCGTGATTTCAGAAAATCATTAA
- the fruA gene encoding EIIBC-Fru — protein MNISFVFPQTLGNARRFLVNEMLSAAAKQQGHNVVAANQADFVVLFDNAIPQEAAGKQGAILDLEQAFAQPEASLKQAVENAQTFANATATTTVSSGVKNIVAVTACPTGVAHTFMSAEAIENYAKAQGWNIKVETRGQVGAGNPISAEEVAAADLVFVAADIDVDLEKFKGKPMYRTSTGLALKKTAQEFEKAFAQAKIYEGGVAKADNAEAPTSEKKGLYKHLMTGVSHMLPLVVAGGLLIAISFMFGIEAFKDETIAGGLPKALMDIGGGAAFHLMIAVFAGYVAFSIADRPGLAVGLIGGMLATTAGAGILGGIVAGFLAGYTVKFLNGAIQLPASLTSLKPILILPLLGSAIVGLLMIYVINPPVKALMDALVEWLNTMGQTNAIILGIILGAMMCTDMGGPVNKAAYTFGVGLIASQQYMPMAAVMAAGMVPPIGMAIATLIARSKFNTNQRDAGKASFVLGLCFISEGALPFVAADPVRVIASSILGGATAGAISMALGITLQAPHGGLFVIPFVSQPLMYLAAIAIGSLVTGVVYAAIKQKAE, from the coding sequence ATGAATATTTCTTTTGTATTTCCTCAAACACTAGGCAACGCACGCCGTTTCTTAGTGAATGAAATGTTATCTGCCGCTGCCAAGCAACAAGGACACAATGTTGTGGCGGCAAACCAAGCTGATTTTGTGGTGTTATTCGATAACGCAATTCCACAAGAAGCTGCCGGCAAGCAAGGGGCAATTTTGGACTTAGAACAAGCCTTTGCTCAACCTGAAGCCAGTCTCAAACAAGCGGTCGAAAATGCACAAACTTTTGCAAATGCTACCGCCACCACTACGGTTTCATCTGGTGTGAAAAATATCGTTGCTGTTACCGCTTGCCCAACTGGCGTGGCTCATACTTTTATGTCTGCAGAGGCGATTGAAAACTATGCCAAAGCACAGGGTTGGAACATCAAGGTTGAAACCCGTGGTCAAGTAGGTGCAGGTAATCCAATTTCTGCCGAAGAAGTTGCTGCAGCAGATTTAGTCTTCGTGGCTGCCGATATTGACGTTGATTTGGAAAAATTCAAAGGCAAACCGATGTATCGCACCTCAACCGGTTTAGCGTTGAAGAAAACTGCTCAAGAGTTTGAAAAAGCCTTTGCTCAAGCGAAAATTTACGAAGGTGGTGTGGCAAAAGCGGATAATGCTGAAGCTCCAACTTCTGAGAAAAAAGGGTTATATAAACACTTGATGACCGGTGTATCACATATGTTACCGCTGGTGGTAGCAGGTGGCTTATTAATCGCGATCTCATTTATGTTCGGGATTGAAGCCTTCAAAGATGAAACTATCGCAGGTGGTTTACCGAAAGCCTTAATGGATATTGGTGGCGGTGCGGCATTCCACTTAATGATTGCAGTATTCGCTGGCTATGTAGCGTTCTCAATTGCAGACCGTCCGGGGTTAGCAGTCGGTCTTATCGGCGGTATGCTTGCCACCACCGCAGGAGCAGGGATTTTAGGTGGTATCGTAGCCGGTTTCTTAGCTGGTTATACCGTAAAATTCTTAAATGGTGCAATTCAGCTACCGGCAAGTTTAACCTCACTTAAACCTATTTTGATTTTACCACTCTTAGGCTCAGCGATTGTCGGCTTACTGATGATTTATGTCATCAACCCACCGGTGAAAGCATTAATGGATGCCTTAGTGGAATGGTTAAACACAATGGGGCAAACCAATGCAATTATTTTAGGTATTATTCTCGGTGCGATGATGTGTACCGATATGGGTGGTCCGGTGAATAAAGCGGCTTATACCTTTGGTGTGGGTTTAATTGCTTCACAACAATATATGCCAATGGCAGCGGTGATGGCGGCAGGTATGGTTCCACCAATTGGTATGGCGATTGCGACCCTGATTGCTCGCAGCAAATTCAACACTAACCAACGTGATGCAGGTAAAGCTTCATTCGTGTTAGGTTTATGCTTTATTTCAGAAGGGGCATTACCGTTCGTGGCGGCAGACCCTGTGCGTGTAATTGCCAGCTCAATCTTAGGCGGTGCAACCGCCGGTGCAATTTCAATGGCACTAGGCATTACCTTACAAGCCCCACACGGCGGTTTATTCGTGATTCCATTCGTTTCACAACCGTTAATGTACTTAGCTGCTATTGCCATCGGCTCATTAGTCACCGGCGTAGTCTATGCCGCTATCAAACAAAAAGCGGAATAA
- the rarD_3 gene encoding putative chloramphenical resistance permease RarD — MLKGILASLAANVLFGAVYYFAILLRPLEGEAMFGFRIVVVIPFILLAIILFKQQSAFADLLQKIRQNPPLAFVILLLALNTGVQLWLFLWAPNHGQALQVSLGYLLLPIVAVALGKIVFKEHFTRLKWLSLLFAVIGVGSSVFFSGTISWATWVAGLGYPLYITLRRYFQINTLATFFVELLLVLPVALYYLSQVEMTPIVAENPQIYCYLALLGVVSGSAFILYIASSNLLPVNVLGLLGYVEPLVMLLISFAIGEKLDANSYILMICLLISIGLLSWDSFRRKV, encoded by the coding sequence ATGCTCAAAGGAATTTTAGCTTCGCTTGCAGCCAATGTACTGTTTGGAGCAGTTTACTATTTTGCGATATTGCTTCGCCCGTTAGAGGGAGAGGCGATGTTCGGTTTTCGGATAGTGGTAGTCATTCCGTTTATTTTGCTCGCGATTATATTGTTTAAACAGCAATCGGCTTTTGCTGACCTTTTGCAAAAAATTCGACAAAATCCACCGCTTGCATTCGTCATTTTGCTTCTTGCACTCAACACCGGTGTACAGCTTTGGCTGTTTTTATGGGCACCGAATCACGGGCAAGCGTTACAGGTGTCGCTCGGTTACTTGCTTTTGCCGATTGTGGCGGTAGCATTAGGTAAAATAGTGTTCAAAGAGCATTTTACCCGCCTGAAATGGCTTTCTTTGCTTTTTGCGGTAATCGGTGTTGGCAGCAGTGTGTTTTTTAGCGGCACGATTTCGTGGGCGACTTGGGTAGCTGGGCTAGGCTACCCGCTTTATATTACCCTTCGCCGTTATTTTCAAATCAACACGTTAGCTACTTTTTTTGTGGAATTGTTATTGGTGTTACCCGTTGCACTTTATTACCTCAGCCAAGTAGAAATGACGCCAATCGTGGCTGAAAATCCGCAAATTTATTGCTACCTCGCATTGCTTGGTGTGGTAAGCGGTAGTGCCTTTATTCTCTACATTGCTTCCAGCAATTTATTACCGGTTAATGTGTTAGGCTTGCTAGGCTATGTTGAGCCACTGGTGATGTTGCTGATTTCTTTTGCCATCGGCGAAAAACTCGATGCCAATTCCTATATTTTGATGATCTGCCTGCTGATTTCAATTGGGTTACTGAGTTGGGATAGTTTTCGTAGAAAGGTGTGA
- a CDS encoding LemA family — MKKIFWILLIAVLAVGGYSLTKYNDLMRAEEDINSVWGNVESAYQRRADLIPNLVNTVKGQANFEKETLTSVIEARAKATAVTIDPSNATEEQMAKFQEAQQGVNSALSRLLVSVEKYPELKAHEAFLNLQAQLEGTENRINVERNNFNEKVKEYNKQVREFPTKLAAMIMGFKAKPQFKSEAGSDKAPTVNFN, encoded by the coding sequence ATGAAAAAGATTTTTTGGATTTTACTGATCGCCGTGCTTGCTGTTGGTGGTTATTCTTTAACAAAATACAACGATTTAATGCGTGCAGAAGAAGACATCAACTCCGTATGGGGAAATGTTGAATCGGCTTACCAACGCCGTGCGGATTTAATTCCAAACTTAGTGAATACCGTAAAAGGTCAGGCTAACTTTGAGAAAGAAACCTTAACCTCTGTGATTGAAGCTCGTGCAAAAGCAACAGCGGTAACGATTGACCCAAGTAATGCCACCGAAGAGCAAATGGCTAAATTCCAAGAAGCACAACAAGGCGTAAACTCTGCTCTTTCACGCTTATTGGTTTCAGTTGAGAAATACCCTGAATTAAAAGCTCACGAAGCGTTTTTAAATCTGCAAGCTCAATTAGAAGGCACGGAAAATCGCATTAACGTTGAACGCAATAACTTTAACGAAAAAGTGAAAGAGTACAACAAACAAGTGCGTGAATTCCCAACCAAATTAGCAGCAATGATTATGGGCTTTAAAGCAAAACCGCAATTTAAATCTGAAGCAGGTTCTGATAAAGCACCAACCGTAAACTTCAACTAA
- a CDS encoding Domain of uncharacterised function (DUF477): MGLFSFLSNKLPIDTQRIEQAIADLEQKTSAELRVVVERKAKIGKTDNAAMLRASELFDELKMRETAERNGVLIYLSFKPHYAAIIGDEGIHQKVDNDFWQKIYATMCLDCQKSDYTQAICDAIKMVEAPLAHHFPYQADDKNELSNEVVVK; encoded by the coding sequence ATGGGATTATTTTCTTTTCTCTCCAACAAATTACCGATAGATACGCAACGCATTGAACAGGCGATTGCCGATTTAGAGCAAAAAACCTCTGCCGAATTGCGTGTGGTGGTGGAACGAAAAGCCAAAATCGGCAAAACCGACAACGCCGCTATGTTGCGAGCAAGCGAGCTTTTCGATGAATTAAAAATGCGTGAAACGGCTGAACGTAACGGTGTGTTGATCTACCTTTCGTTCAAACCTCACTACGCTGCCATTATTGGCGATGAAGGCATTCATCAAAAAGTCGATAATGATTTTTGGCAAAAAATCTATGCTACTATGTGCCTAGATTGCCAAAAGAGCGATTACACCCAAGCCATTTGCGATGCAATCAAAATGGTAGAAGCTCCGCTCGCTCACCATTTCCCTTATCAGGCTGATGATAAAAACGAGCTTTCAAACGAGGTGGTAGTCAAATGA